A single genomic interval of Eleutherodactylus coqui strain aEleCoq1 chromosome 3, aEleCoq1.hap1, whole genome shotgun sequence harbors:
- the LOC136621329 gene encoding uncharacterized protein, whose translation MDNVSCVTNGGGEEDDQAGDHCIMPCLPVLLPKKRKLILHLDLNNTILVSDAATGQGPRAALNSYLSTVTWGRISDTGEWQWVSDHPSVKPPCEGAVNYYTQYGRDGNFSDSKLGQRFQGVFNDHMRLLEWRGKADQMFTQQGEDGEEYNWILPSFFHMLESLYLQGRQFCIILRTFGVDLPHVLQSIHAALQGKHPHFPQLQQVPLTTDLTPGRIRCSKREIVLTCGSNRISTRTKEKNIYHYFSSMDGIGGFQDHFDWWARNNFTSSGGKPLWVDPTDCEIQHIIIDDNIRLGEQDTIVNCRVLLDKKKGKESRKALVSELYDICLVQTDLLRAIAEKDYFLDCISLCEENYEQYLRSFQVE comes from the exons ATGGATAATGTAAGTTGTGTCACTaatggaggaggagaggaagaTGATCAGGCAGGAGATCACTGCATTATGCCATGTCTTCCTGTTCTGTTACCAAAAAAGAGGAAGTTAATCCTTCACCTGGACTTGAATAACACCATCCTGGTATCGGACGCGGCTACAGGTCAGGGTCCTAGAGCCGCGCTTAATTCCTATCTCAGCACTGTTACCTGGGGACGGATAAGTGATACTG GTGAGTGGCAATGGGTCAGTGATCATCCCTCAGTGAAACCTCCGTGTGAGGGCGCTGTTAACTACTACACCCAGTATGGTCGTGATGGAAACTTCAGTGACAGTAAACTAGGACAGCGCTTCCAAGGGGTCTTCAATGATCACATGAGGCTGCTGGAGTGGCGGGGCAAAGCCGATCAGATGTTCACACAACAGGGCGAGGATGGAGAGGAATATAACTGGATCCTCCCCTCCTTCTTCCATATGCTGGAGAGCCTATACCTACAAGGGAGGCAGTTCTGCATCATACTACGGACATTCGGTGTCGATCTTCCCCATGTGTTACAGTCCATCCACGCAGCTTTACAGGGGAAACACCCACATTTCCCTCAGCTGCAGCAAGTGCCG CTGACTACAGATCTCACGCCAGGAAGAATACGCTGCAGTAAGAGAGAGATTGTCCTGACCTGCGGGTCCAATCGCATATCTACCAGAACAAAGGAGAAGAATATTTACCATTATTTCAGCAGCATGGATGGGATCGGAGGTTTTCAGGACCACTTTGATTG GTGGGCAAGAAACAATTTCACGAGCTCTGGAGGAAAGCCGCTTTGGGTCGACCCGACTGACTGCGAGATTCAGCACATCATCATAGATGACAACATACGGCTTGGGGAACAGGATACAATTGTTAATTGCCGG GTGCTTTTGGATAAGAAGAAGGGGAAGGAGTCCAGGAAGGCACTCGTCTCAGAGCTGTACGACATCTGCTTAGTGCAGACGGATCTCCTCAGGGCCATCGCTGAGAAGGATTATTTTCTGGACTGTATTAGTCTCTGCGAAGAGAATTATGAACAATATCTCCGAAGTTTTCAGGTGGAATAG